In the genome of Primulina eburnea isolate SZY01 chromosome 13, ASM2296580v1, whole genome shotgun sequence, the window tatttaattttgaaaaccatttaataaattttcataaaattatagattttattaaaaaatattgttcCGATCATTTCATTATCCTCGATATTAAAAATGTCCCTTGTTTTGTAACTAATGAAGGAAAATACAGAACCTAAATTAATATCGGAAGAAAACGCATTcagatatttttttaatggaatttttttttacagaaatCCGGAATCCAATGCTGCCATACATAAAAAATGACGAGAACATCTAATAAATTACTTTTAAGTAACGAAAAGATAAGATTTTATATAAAAGAACAAACTCTAAGACATATGAAATATATAAAGAATAGCTCATCGTTGTTGCGGGTGAGCATTTTTTAGAGTCAAATGAGAGCAGTGAAATGTTACATGAAAAGCAAAGAATTGGTGAAGATTTTATGTGATCGACTCATGTTGTTTGTTGTGTTGCTATAAAGTGTCGGAAACATTTGATATTTGTGAAAAATGTTGATTAAAAAGTTATTTGTTGATCCAGGTTTTTGTAATATAGTTGTTGCATTCGtagtttgtttttatttatttagaatacAATTTACTTTATTGAATTGTTaaggaaaatatttatttagaatACAATTTACTTTATTACCTTGttaaggaaaattattttttgtagTTTCACTAatattgattttgtaaataattTATTAGTGAATATTTTGTCCTGAAACTACTTTATGCATGATTAATTCTGTCTTATTTTATTcgtgtttaattaatatatacgTTACATGTTGTTGATATATGTTATAACACCTGCAGAcaacatttaaaatttcatatACACGATCTCAATACTTTCTGTACTTTTATATTAAACATCACTTTCAATgtggatgaaaaaaaaaacttttcttTCACCACTGGTTATATTACAGgtatattttatatcattaaAGATCAAAATTCTAACCAGAAAACGTTGGGGTTTTTCAATGATTCATATAGATTATGCACTCAACTTTTATGTAAATAGACAAACCAGGGAGGATATGGGTGCAAACGATCATCACAAAAGAAGCAGCAAGTGATGAGTTGTGTAAGTACCGTAGAATGGATTTTGAGTTCACCAGTAACAACTACCCAGAATTGGTGCAAACGATCATCTTACGAGTTACGCCACATCCACAGCTTGAAGACTAAAGCACTGGACAACGCCCTTTTCGAAGCAGAATCATTAGCAGCGGCTCCTTGGTGTTGTGTATACTACGCGAGCTTAACTATTGCATATCGATGGGAATATTCTCATCTGTACATTTTCAGAGCAGTCAAGTCCAGAACCACATGGTTAATTACCCTTTGGATAACCCAGCTGGGACAAGAATTAAACCATTAATCCTTATCTGTACTATGTGAGCGATCAGATTCATGCATGTTAAAGGTGTTTCTTCGTTCCATTTCCAATAGGGAAAAAGATCTTTTCATCAACGTTTGTTCTCAAAAGCACATGTTGAGCTACTTCTTTTGGCTTCGCTTTCAGATCTTCGGATATCATTTATCAGTGAAATAGAATAAGCAAATGCATAATATGACCATGGTTGATGTTTTGGTGAATAACAATTATTGGACTTAGATTCCGGGAAGTGAAATAAAAACACTCATTTCATCTGCATATTTCTTGTGCCTTTTATTTTCTCTTCTTACCATCTTAAATCAACGTCTATGGTTTTTCCATGTTCCGGATCATTCTTATTTATCGAGTAGGCTTCTCATGCTTTCAGGACCACTGGTTCCAAGTTCAATATAATGTAGAACTGTAGACAACAAACGTCGGAATCAAAGAGAATCTACCGAGAAATGATGTGTGTGTTTTGGGTAACATTCTGATTATTAAAAGATACAAGTCATAATCGATTTTTTCATTTAACTAGTTGGATCTTAACTATAAAGGCATTCTTTTGATCTTTAGGGCCTAAAAAtgtcaaaaaataaaacatagGACGAGAATTAGTAAAGTCAGTAATGGACCGAGTGTGACAGAATGTCAGCATATAGCAAAGACCACCAAAACTGGGTTTTTCAGGGCGGATTTATAgatgaaataaagaaaataattatagATAAACAAACTTCGAAAAAAAGGAACTTTGCAGATAGCTCAGCCGTTGAAGTGCAGAAGAAGGTGCAACTTAAACTCCATGAATAAATTGAGGTAAATAATACAACAGCAACTACAAAACTTAGATCAAGAAAGTACACCAAAAAAGTAtacttacttttgaatatgattttaTGTCCTGTTTGAATAGGATTTTATGTTCTGTTGCGTTATCGTTCATATACACACGTCCAGAAGAGAGAAGAGATGCAAGGAGAAACAAGCTAGCAGCTAGCAACAGGTGCGGAAGCACCGCTAACGAGAATTGATACGAACTGCAAAACCATGAATGACTACAATTCTCGCATGGTAACTGTAAGTCTATAACTAAATCTCATGCCAAAATTACGTTTAAACTAAGCATGCATCTTGTACTGACCCTTCCATTTTCTGGATTTCTGCAATCAATTTTAGCTTATTGTATAACAAATTCGTTGGATTGTCGACACAGTTATGCAAATATGTCATGTTGTCAGTATGGAGAGGCAAAGAGAGATCAATGAAGCCAAATCTCACCTGTGAATCACTCACTGGTTTCTCCAGTATTTGCTCTGCCGAGAAACTGCACATCAAATGCCCATTGGGATGAAGAACTGGCAATGGTTTGAGCATAGATTACAGGTTTTGCTCAAACTTAAAATTCCATTATTTCATTTGCTTTGAACAACTCTCTTCTACGATGGCTAAGACAATGTTTTCAACTGTAGCCTTGAAAATATCGAATCATTCGCTCCTGTACCATTCAACAACGTAAACGATGACGGCTGCTACTGCACAAAAGTTGCAGTGCTAACGAGTAACGAATATCTAGAAACTGATCTTTTTCACCTAGTCAAGAAATTATCTAATCTATCAACGAGTCCAAATCTTCTGCAACAttctatatattaattttttcggGTAACATTCCTAATCAAGTATGACTGGTAtcgaatttcaaatttaagGGGTTGTAACTTTTTTGAACTCCAGTTAATCAAAACACGTGACAAGTTTCTATCCGTAATACTCAATATGTTACAGAAGATTTCCCTATCATCAACATCACATCTATCATGATAAGCGGTATGAGAAATTTTTTGAGCTCCAAATCAAATTTATTCATGATAAAGATAAGTTTGGTTTGCCATTCAACAAGAAGAAAAGACGAAAAGAAAACGAGAATCAGAACATATATTCTCACAAGCTATTATCTCAAATCCTCCACCTCTTGATGCATGAATGAGGAATCACTAGATCCTGTATCCTCCCCACTTCCCCTATCACTACTGAAAATCAAGCGCATCCAAATATCTCTTCTCCTTTCACCACCATTCTCCTCACTACTTTTTCCCTTCGAATCATCATCTTCATCCACAGGCATTTTGTACCTACATACAGGGCAAGAACCGTGCATCCTCAACCATTTTTCTATGCAACCTCCATGGAAAATATGCTTGCAGGGCATTTCGTTGGCCAATTCACCTACCGCCCACTCCTCCAAGCAAATCACACACTCTTCACCATCTTTTTCTATCTCCACCCTTTCTAGTGCTTCAATGGATTCCTTCGAGGCAGGTGGCTGTCCTTTTTTGCTCGAGAACATATCCCTAAGCAAAGAATCTAATCCAACAGAGGAATCGGTACTGCTGCCGTTGCGACGAGTTCTTTCTACAACAACCATGCCTTGTGTAAAGGGGTTGATGAGTATTATCCTGTCAAGATTTTGCGATTCTGGAGATGGGCTTGCGGAATCTTGAAGAGGGCGGCTTAGGTTTAAGCCTAGGATGAAGGGTAAGAACGAGGAAGCCTCCCCGTTTCTCGAATCGGAAGACCCTGCTTCTGAAGCCATTTTCGCATCAAGTTTGTCAAATATCGAGAGAAGCTTGGATTCTTGAAAGTACAAAAAACAGTTGGCAGGTTTAAAACCACTGAAAGAGTTGGGATTTTAAACCGAAGGGGAAGTTTGTAGAAAGATCTGGAATTTGCACAGCTAGTATTTTTTCTGAATAAAAAAGCTTCGTCGTATTTATCTGAAGAGTCAAAGTGGAGAAGATATTTTGTCAAAGCCTGGATTTGGTACATGATGGATCACAATACTTCTCCAGCGCATcactcaatttttttattatttaatattaataaaataaaatatcaaaattaaccACTCGGAGTTgggataatatttaattaaccgCTTCCGTTCGCGGGTAAGCAGTAACGTTTGAAATATCAAAAACCTCAGTTTAACCGACACAAACTGCTCGCTTCTATCTTCTTATTCGTCTCCAAGTTTTCAGTagcaaatagaaaaaaaaaaatggagcaAATCACAGATGAAATCGGCGTTAAAATCTACAACACTTCCTCCCAACTCGATCCACCACTCTATCCCTCATCCCCCCCTCCACCCACCGCTGGCGGCCGGAAAAGACGCGCTGTAGCGAGCGGCGTGCAGAAAACCCTCTCGAAAACTTCCCTACTAGCAAACTTCCTCCCCACCGGCACACTTCTCACGTTCGAAATGGTCCTCCCCTCAATCTACAAGAACGGAGAATGCTCCCACATCACAACCCTAATGATTCACGTTCTATTATGCCTCTGCACTGTTTCTTGTTTCTTCTTCCATTTCACGGATTCTTTCCGGGGCTCTGACGGGAAAGTGTACTACGGGTTCGTGACTCCAAAAGGCTTGGCGGTATTCAAGGCTGGCCTCCAGATAGAGGTGCCGAAAGATGAGAGATACCGAGTTGGGTTCAGTGATTTTGTTCATGCTATGATGTCTGTTCTTGTGTTTGTTGCGATTGCTTTGTCTGATCATCGGGTCACGAATTGTGTTATTCCGGGACATGGTAAGGAGTTGGATGAAGTGATGCAGAGTTTTCCACTGATGG includes:
- the LOC140810184 gene encoding protein DMP8-like; the encoded protein is MEQITDEIGVKIYNTSSQLDPPLYPSSPPPPTAGGRKRRAVASGVQKTLSKTSLLANFLPTGTLLTFEMVLPSIYKNGECSHITTLMIHVLLCLCTVSCFFFHFTDSFRGSDGKVYYGFVTPKGLAVFKAGLQIEVPKDERYRVGFSDFVHAMMSVLVFVAIALSDHRVTNCVIPGHGKELDEVMQSFPLMVGIICSGLFLVFPNARRGIGCMSA
- the LOC140810185 gene encoding E3 ubiquitin-protein ligase MPSR1-like, with protein sequence MASEAGSSDSRNGEASSFLPFILGLNLSRPLQDSASPSPESQNLDRIILINPFTQGMVVVERTRRNGSSTDSSVGLDSLLRDMFSSKKGQPPASKESIEALERVEIEKDGEECVICLEEWAVGELANEMPCKHIFHGGCIEKWLRMHGSCPVCRYKMPVDEDDDSKGKSSEENGGERRRDIWMRLIFSSDRGSGEDTGSSDSSFMHQEVEDLR